From the genome of Streptomyces spinoverrucosus:
GCGGTGAGGCACTGATGACCGTCGGCGTCGTCTACATCGACGAGGGCGAGTCGTCGCTGATCCAGGTCACCATCCCCGAGAGCGGTGTGACGGACGGCCTGACCGTCGGCGCCCCGGTCTCGCTGCCCGGTCTCGTCGCCCGGCCCTGGCAGAGTGTGTTCAACGGCCAGCAGCGGCACGGCATCGCCTATCGGGCCACCGCCGTTGCTCCCGGCGCCTTCTCGATGGACCAGGCGGGCTGATCGTCGTGGCGGACCTGGTGACGTGGGCCGAGCTGGGCGGGTCGCTCGTTGCGATAGGCGGCGCGGCCTACGCCCGGCACGCTCACCCGGCGGCGTACTGGTCGACGGTCGGGCTGCCCGTGTCGGTAGCCCAGTTGTTGGTCACGTACTCCTCGACCATGGACGCGTGCGGTCTGGCGGTGGAGCCGTCCCGGTTACGGGCCCTGGCCGTGAAGGCGACTGCTCGCCGTGAGGTCCGGCCGGTGCCTCCGCGTCGGGGCATGATCCGGCCGACCTCGACCGGCCTGAGGCTCCGGCTGCGCCTGGCTCCGGGGCAGGAACCGGCGGACGTGGCGGCCTCGGCCGAACGGCTGCGGCACGCCTGGGGGGTTCACGCCGTGTACGTCCGGGACGTCAAGCCCGGAGTCGTGGAACTGCGGCTCGTCGGCTACGACGTCCTGCGCAAGGTACGGATGCCCCGCCGGACCGAAGCCGGTCCTCTGCGCGTGCCGGTCGCTCTGCGGGAGGACGCGACCGCCTTCGTCCGGGACTACCAGGCCGTACCGCACGAACTCGTGCTCGGCGCCACGCTGTCCGGCAAGTCCATGTACCTGCGGAACCTGCTCGCAGGACTGGCCGCTCAGCCGGTCGTGCTCGTGGGAATCGACTGCAAGCGCGGTGTGGAACTGGCGCCGTTCGCTCCCCGGCTCTCCGCCCTGGCCACCGACCCGGAGCAGGCGGCCGAGCTGCTGCCCGTGCTCGTGAAGGAAATGGAGGACCGATACGACCTGATCAAGGCCCGGCAGGGCATCGCGCCCGGTACTCCGGCAGAGGAGATTACTTCCGATGTCTGGGGACTGCCGGACGACGAACGCCCGGCACCCATCGTGCTGTTCATCGACGAAGTGGCCGAACTCTTCCTCGTCGCCACGAAGAAGGAGGAAGAGCGGCGGGACGAGATGGTTACCCAGCTCATCCGGCTC
Proteins encoded in this window:
- a CDS encoding SCO3933 family regulatory protein, coding for MRVIRVDASPATILLTEAPAPKVRDRQTGEIAKDAVSGEALMTVGVVYIDEGESSLIQVTIPESGVTDGLTVGAPVSLPGLVARPWQSVFNGQQRHGIAYRATAVAPGAFSMDQAG
- a CDS encoding FtsK/SpoIIIE domain-containing protein yields the protein MADLVTWAELGGSLVAIGGAAYARHAHPAAYWSTVGLPVSVAQLLVTYSSTMDACGLAVEPSRLRALAVKATARREVRPVPPRRGMIRPTSTGLRLRLRLAPGQEPADVAASAERLRHAWGVHAVYVRDVKPGVVELRLVGYDVLRKVRMPRRTEAGPLRVPVALREDATAFVRDYQAVPHELVLGATLSGKSMYLRNLLAGLAAQPVVLVGIDCKRGVELAPFAPRLSALATDPEQAAELLPVLVKEMEDRYDLIKARQGIAPGTPAEEITSDVWGLPDDERPAPIVLFIDEVAELFLVATKKEEERRDEMVTQLIRLAQLGRAAGIYQEVCGQRFGAELGKGATMLRAQLTGRVCHRVNDEASAKMALGDIAPEAVTAACAIAAELPGLAVVGDTSGGWSRIRTPHLSLADAAATCRDTAHLAPDVPALAPFRPYVPPVPVKESGPAAAPQPVTE